Proteins found in one Desulfobotulus pelophilus genomic segment:
- a CDS encoding TolC family protein, which translates to MKTWFWLPLVVACMAVNAGAGDGLSDVFPAPVPLPVPDRVFSLRDAVAMAKEGNPDMVAAQARIRESEAVFMEAGAGLWPRMGLSLTWTGGDAPSSYLFSTIDQRRLPQNVNFNEPGSFRNTEAMLWGEMRLFNGGRTRLFREMAALGSREASHARDNVENHLVAAVIDGFYRVKAMEDFLLIAEEALASVARQLEVMTVRYEGGSVLKSDLLSMEVRLAEVMEEKVMSGSRLRVARAALAALMGFCPGEGVRIGDADFRLPLLPTDGENAMALAMKHRAELKAVALSMERSRRAVRAEQLRILPTLDLQARYWHDDRDWDFDRNRENWDLSLRANWEFFDGFSRRAGRQGAEAREAGEAAKARNLLLYIRQDVEEALSDVVGSDTRYEVAARGVIMAKESLELVRRQYGGGAATVTRYLQAELDHNRAQVRKTAALYDRERARADLARALGLLGGEGF; encoded by the coding sequence ATGAAAACATGGTTCTGGCTGCCTTTGGTTGTGGCTTGCATGGCCGTGAACGCAGGGGCCGGAGATGGATTATCTGACGTCTTTCCGGCCCCGGTCCCTCTGCCGGTTCCGGATCGGGTTTTCTCTTTGAGAGATGCCGTTGCCATGGCAAAGGAGGGAAATCCGGATATGGTGGCGGCACAGGCCAGAATCAGGGAGTCGGAGGCAGTCTTCATGGAAGCCGGTGCCGGATTATGGCCCCGTATGGGCCTTTCTTTGACCTGGACAGGGGGAGATGCCCCCAGCTCTTACCTTTTTTCAACCATTGATCAGCGCCGCCTGCCCCAGAATGTAAATTTTAATGAACCTGGCTCCTTTCGGAATACCGAAGCCATGCTCTGGGGAGAAATGCGGCTGTTTAATGGCGGACGTACGAGGTTGTTCAGGGAAATGGCTGCCTTGGGCAGCAGAGAAGCTTCCCATGCCAGGGATAATGTGGAAAATCATCTTGTTGCTGCTGTGATCGATGGATTCTATCGGGTAAAGGCAATGGAAGATTTTCTTCTGATTGCAGAAGAAGCTCTGGCTTCGGTTGCCCGCCAGCTGGAGGTGATGACAGTACGGTATGAGGGGGGCAGCGTGCTGAAGTCGGATCTGCTTTCGATGGAAGTGAGGCTGGCGGAGGTGATGGAAGAAAAGGTGATGAGCGGGAGCAGGCTTCGGGTTGCCCGGGCCGCTCTGGCAGCCCTCATGGGTTTTTGTCCCGGCGAGGGAGTGCGGATTGGAGATGCGGATTTTCGTCTTCCCCTGTTGCCCACAGATGGTGAAAATGCCATGGCTCTTGCGATGAAGCACCGTGCGGAGCTGAAAGCTGTGGCCCTTTCCATGGAGCGTTCCCGCAGGGCAGTAAGGGCGGAGCAGCTGCGGATTCTTCCCACCCTGGATCTTCAGGCTCGCTATTGGCATGATGACAGGGATTGGGATTTTGACAGGAACAGGGAGAACTGGGATCTTTCGCTCAGGGCCAACTGGGAGTTTTTTGACGGTTTTTCCAGACGAGCGGGCAGGCAGGGAGCCGAAGCCCGTGAGGCGGGTGAAGCGGCAAAGGCCAGAAACCTGCTTCTGTATATCCGCCAGGATGTGGAAGAGGCTCTTTCCGATGTGGTCGGTTCGGATACCCGTTATGAAGTGGCCGCCAGAGGAGTCATTATGGCTAAAGAGTCGCTGGAGCTGGTGCGCAGGCAGTACGGAGGGGGAGCGGCAACGGTGACCCGCTACCTGCAGGCGGAGCTGGATCATAACCGCGCTCAGGTCCGGAAAACAGCTGCACTGTATGACCGTGAAAGGGCACGTGCCGATCTGGCAAGGGCGCTGGGACTTCTGGGCGGGGAGGGGTTTTAA
- a CDS encoding efflux RND transporter periplasmic adaptor subunit produces the protein MMHAAYRGMKGWGLRFFCSGFFVVLLVACGSSEQESPVAVSSLSEPLHTAMAVAGERMEWLDAVGTVRPRTESSLESRLAAQIKEIRVHPGSSVSRGDLLILLDDGEVRARMEQAKGAVSQATAARREVLQAIASADAVLEAARLDYERITGFLAEGAATRRDMEQATAVFHQAKAHALKTRDGLTGADAVIRQAEEKLRETEIAHGYTEIRAPESGEVLKRLVEPGDMAVPGRHLLVVQTSGFLRLEAYVPESLFARVAPGAVLRVVIRTLDAELEAEVEEVVPYADSRSRTFLVKASLPFTEGLYPGMFGTLRIPIGTRPAVWVPENGIRRMGQLDLVYVEVDGRWERRFVTRGERLEKGMVEILSGLSGGERVGLMMPEERRP, from the coding sequence ATGATGCATGCTGCATACAGAGGAATGAAGGGATGGGGGCTCCGGTTTTTCTGTTCCGGGTTTTTTGTCGTTTTGCTGGTCGCTTGCGGTAGCAGTGAGCAGGAAAGCCCGGTGGCGGTTTCTTCCCTCTCGGAACCTTTGCATACGGCTATGGCCGTTGCGGGAGAAAGGATGGAATGGCTGGATGCCGTTGGAACGGTTCGGCCCCGTACGGAGTCCAGCCTGGAGTCCAGGCTGGCTGCCCAGATTAAGGAAATTCGTGTACATCCGGGTAGCTCGGTGAGTCGGGGGGATCTGCTGATTCTTCTGGATGATGGCGAGGTTCGAGCCCGTATGGAACAGGCAAAGGGGGCTGTTTCACAGGCCACGGCCGCGAGGAGGGAGGTGCTGCAGGCCATTGCTTCTGCGGACGCAGTGCTGGAAGCGGCCCGGCTGGATTATGAACGTATTACGGGTTTTCTGGCCGAAGGTGCCGCCACCCGGCGCGACATGGAGCAGGCCACGGCCGTTTTTCATCAGGCAAAGGCCCATGCTCTGAAGACCAGGGATGGCCTGACCGGTGCGGATGCGGTTATCCGGCAGGCGGAAGAAAAACTGCGGGAAACAGAGATTGCCCATGGTTATACGGAGATCCGTGCTCCGGAATCGGGGGAGGTGTTGAAACGGCTGGTGGAGCCAGGAGATATGGCTGTGCCGGGAAGGCACCTGCTCGTTGTGCAGACCAGTGGTTTTTTGCGGCTGGAAGCCTATGTGCCGGAAAGTCTTTTTGCCCGGGTGGCGCCGGGTGCTGTTTTACGGGTTGTCATCCGGACCCTGGACGCCGAGCTGGAAGCGGAGGTGGAGGAAGTGGTGCCCTATGCGGATTCCCGAAGCCGTACTTTTCTTGTTAAAGCATCCCTCCCCTTTACGGAAGGACTGTATCCGGGCATGTTCGGAACCCTTCGTATTCCCATAGGAACAAGGCCTGCCGTGTGGGTACCGGAAAATGGCATCCGCCGGATGGGGCAGCTGGACCTTGTGTATGTGGAAGTGGATGGACGCTGGGAAAGGCGGTTTGTGACCAGAGGGGAGAGGCTTGAAAAGGGAATGGTAGAGATCCTGTCCGGTCTTTCCGGAGGCGAAAGGGTGGGGTTGATGATGCCGGAGGAGAGACGGCCATGA
- a CDS encoding efflux RND transporter permease subunit, giving the protein MNHEISGDRGQGPPTGVVISLVRQFLSSKLSPIVMVAALALGFFSVWLTPKEEEPQIVVPLADIFVDVPGASAKEVEQLVATPLERLLWQIDGVEYVYSMARRDRAVVTVRFYVGEDREAALVRLHNRIMMNQDLVPSIVRGWLIRPVEIDDVPIVNFTLHSAVYDDHALHRMAGEVLARLSEVKNVSRTEMVGGRRHEVRVSLLPERMMGLGVDVNSILSRLALSDVSVSAGRISQANRSFVVGSDSFLKNLDDVASLVVGVHGGRPVYLKDIALIEEMPEDARCFSRLSFGPGYQREVPDEGLPRAAVTLGVAKKRGTNAVTVADAVVARMEKLQKEMLPHGVALSVTRNYGETAREKVSDLLLSLAFAVVSVVLLLALTLGWREALVVAVAVPLSFSLALFVNYLAGYTINRVTLFALILSLGLVVDDPITNVDNIQRNIRKGELDPKDATLMGVREVLSPVLMSTVAIILCFVPLFFITGMMGPYMAPMAVNVPLTVIFSTLWALTIVPWLSWLLLKRIGGKDGGTGQRGATGVHPVIERLYRKIMTPFLHSRQHRYALLGGILLLFGGCLSLVLLRQVPLKLLPFDNKAEFQIVLDMPEGTTLEATDAVVREFEYFLRSVPEVREIISFTGTASPMDFNGMVRKYYLRQGPHLADIRVNLVHKSQRNAQSHGLVLRLRPDLESLACRHGASMQLVEVPPGPPVLATLVAEVYGREDMTYDDLLRAADHVRDIMLAEPFVTDVDIMAESPHERMVLEVDREKAALHGISVHALLTTLETAVGGSIPATLHREGERSPLPVRVTVPREVRSSMAGLGSIPMATPAGVMVPLSELVSVKRVLEEGTIHHKNMERVVYVLGEMAGKSPAEGVIDLMSRMRENPPAEGIRVQWAGEGEWKITQRVFRDMGLAFAGAMLGIYLLLVIQSGSFGLPLLIMMAIPLTLLGILPGFWLLNLVAAPSVGPYVNPVFFTATSMIGMIALGGIVIRNSLVLVEFIQEAVAKGMVLSEAILQSGAIRLRPIVLTALTTAIGASPITLDPVFSGLAWALIFGLFASTLFTLLVVPVTYYALFRHSGGERK; this is encoded by the coding sequence ATGAACCATGAAATTTCGGGTGACAGAGGTCAGGGCCCTCCGACGGGTGTGGTGATCAGTCTTGTGCGTCAGTTTCTGTCTTCCAAGTTGTCGCCCATAGTGATGGTGGCAGCCCTTGCCCTTGGTTTTTTTTCCGTATGGCTGACTCCCAAGGAGGAGGAACCTCAGATTGTGGTTCCCCTTGCGGATATTTTTGTGGATGTGCCCGGAGCTTCCGCAAAGGAAGTGGAACAGCTGGTGGCGACCCCATTGGAACGGCTGCTCTGGCAGATTGACGGAGTGGAATACGTGTATTCCATGGCCCGCCGGGACAGAGCCGTGGTGACCGTGCGATTCTATGTGGGGGAAGACAGGGAAGCTGCACTGGTACGGCTCCATAACAGGATCATGATGAATCAGGACCTTGTACCGTCCATTGTGCGGGGCTGGCTGATCAGACCTGTGGAAATTGATGATGTCCCCATAGTGAATTTCACCCTTCATTCCGCCGTTTATGACGACCATGCCCTGCACCGTATGGCCGGTGAGGTTCTGGCCAGACTTTCTGAGGTGAAAAATGTGTCCCGCACGGAAATGGTGGGCGGGCGAAGGCATGAGGTAAGGGTTTCCCTGTTGCCCGAGCGCATGATGGGGTTGGGCGTGGATGTGAATTCCATTCTGAGCCGTCTTGCCTTATCAGATGTTTCTGTGAGTGCAGGCCGTATCAGTCAGGCCAACCGAAGCTTTGTGGTGGGTAGTGATTCCTTTTTGAAAAATCTGGACGATGTGGCTTCCCTTGTGGTGGGGGTACACGGGGGGCGGCCCGTTTACCTCAAGGATATCGCCCTGATTGAGGAGATGCCGGAAGACGCCCGTTGTTTTTCCCGCCTGAGTTTTGGTCCTGGTTACCAAAGAGAAGTTCCCGATGAAGGATTGCCCCGTGCCGCCGTTACCCTGGGGGTGGCCAAAAAACGGGGTACCAATGCCGTTACGGTGGCGGATGCGGTGGTGGCTCGCATGGAAAAACTCCAGAAAGAAATGTTGCCCCATGGAGTTGCCCTGTCTGTCACCCGAAATTACGGAGAGACCGCCCGAGAAAAAGTATCCGATCTTCTGCTTTCTCTGGCTTTTGCTGTTGTTTCCGTTGTGCTGCTTCTCGCTCTGACCCTTGGATGGCGGGAAGCCCTTGTGGTGGCAGTGGCCGTTCCCCTGAGTTTTTCTCTGGCTCTTTTTGTGAATTATCTTGCCGGTTATACCATTAACCGGGTTACCCTTTTTGCCCTTATTCTTTCCCTTGGTCTTGTGGTGGATGATCCCATTACCAATGTGGACAATATTCAGCGAAACATCCGTAAAGGTGAGCTGGACCCGAAGGATGCCACTCTGATGGGAGTAAGGGAGGTACTGTCCCCGGTTCTGATGTCCACGGTGGCCATTATTCTGTGTTTTGTGCCCCTTTTTTTTATCACGGGCATGATGGGGCCTTACATGGCTCCCATGGCGGTGAACGTTCCCCTTACGGTTATTTTTTCTACCCTCTGGGCCCTTACCATTGTTCCATGGCTTTCATGGCTGCTGCTGAAAAGAATTGGAGGCAAGGATGGTGGGACAGGGCAAAGGGGAGCCACTGGCGTGCATCCTGTCATTGAGCGATTGTATCGGAAGATCATGACCCCTTTCCTCCATTCCCGCCAGCATCGCTATGCCTTGCTGGGAGGTATTCTGCTGCTGTTTGGAGGCTGCCTTTCACTGGTTTTGCTGCGGCAGGTTCCATTGAAGCTTCTTCCCTTTGATAACAAAGCGGAATTTCAGATTGTACTGGATATGCCCGAGGGAACCACCCTGGAAGCCACGGATGCTGTGGTGCGGGAATTCGAGTATTTTCTGCGTTCGGTTCCCGAAGTCCGGGAAATTATCAGTTTTACGGGTACGGCTTCTCCCATGGATTTTAACGGAATGGTGCGGAAATATTACCTGAGGCAGGGGCCGCATCTTGCCGATATCCGGGTTAATCTGGTGCATAAGAGTCAGCGGAATGCTCAGAGCCATGGCCTTGTACTCCGGCTGCGTCCGGATCTGGAGTCCCTTGCCTGCCGCCATGGTGCCAGCATGCAGCTGGTCGAGGTGCCGCCGGGTCCGCCGGTGCTGGCCACTCTGGTTGCAGAAGTTTACGGAAGAGAGGATATGACCTATGACGATCTTCTCAGGGCCGCCGACCACGTGCGGGATATCATGCTGGCAGAGCCCTTTGTCACGGATGTGGATATCATGGCCGAATCCCCCCATGAGCGTATGGTGCTGGAGGTGGACAGAGAAAAAGCGGCCCTGCACGGTATTTCGGTTCATGCCCTGCTGACAACGTTGGAAACGGCCGTTGGCGGCAGCATACCCGCCACCCTTCACCGGGAAGGGGAGCGCTCCCCCCTGCCTGTGCGGGTGACGGTTCCCAGAGAAGTTCGCAGTTCCATGGCAGGCCTTGGGTCCATCCCCATGGCAACACCCGCAGGTGTCATGGTTCCCCTGTCCGAACTTGTCAGCGTGAAAAGGGTGCTGGAAGAAGGAACCATTCATCATAAAAATATGGAACGGGTGGTCTATGTACTGGGTGAGATGGCGGGAAAATCTCCTGCCGAAGGGGTGATTGATCTGATGTCCCGCATGCGGGAGAATCCCCCCGCAGAGGGTATCCGTGTGCAGTGGGCAGGGGAGGGGGAGTGGAAGATTACACAGAGGGTTTTTCGGGACATGGGGCTTGCCTTTGCCGGAGCCATGCTGGGAATTTATCTTCTTCTGGTGATACAGTCGGGAAGTTTTGGTTTGCCCCTTCTGATTATGATGGCCATTCCCCTTACCCTGTTGGGTATTCTGCCGGGTTTCTGGCTGCTGAATCTTGTGGCAGCTCCTTCCGTGGGCCCCTATGTTAACCCCGTCTTTTTTACGGCTACCTCCATGATCGGCATGATTGCTCTGGGAGGTATTGTGATACGCAACTCCCTTGTGCTGGTGGAGTTCATTCAGGAGGCTGTGGCAAAGGGAATGGTGCTTTCCGAAGCTATTCTGCAGAGTGGAGCCATCCGTCTGCGTCCCATTGTACTGACGGCTTTGACCACGGCCATCGGCGCTTCTCCCATTACACTGGATCCGGTTTTTTCCGGTCTGGCCTGGGCTCTGATCTTCGGGCTTTTTGCCTCCACCCTTTTTACTTTGCTTGTGGTGCCCGTCACCTATTATGCCTTGTTCCGCCATTCGGGAGGAGAAAGGAAATGA
- a CDS encoding OmpP1/FadL family transporter gives MKKLMMMCAGLIFLGSTAQAALVQPFGIGARNAALGEAVSAHATDAFAVYYNPAGLSNIDAPVLTTGLTVYDAEVYYKNFAIIDSQGKDRTQDLGIQNTRWKTDMDPLLNPHMGFAMPVNDKISFGIAAYAPYGFHIDTDKDPFQKPMGFNAWESMYTRIAVTPAFSYKINDRLSFGLGLSLGRSSCKAGKTSYEDPFQSAVIKQLKAGFTEQGYNDAQVTALLKDVSAARSSSGGPFITTELDMEDSFNWSWNAGIQYQPTDRLSLGLTYRSRANGDFKGDFIHNGQKVGSVSMPYDHPDQVQVGLRYALTERLAMSFDMVWANWSINAFQHEYITSSVLPDGVVAIIDQTATNMANAALQNNQITQDQYAAFQAQQKAGLIHKVGQSTLGQTRDMGYNRDWSNEIQYKLGVEYVYNDRFTFLAGYVYDPTPVPAHTFDNGWPDTDRHLMNLGASVKVNANWTVDVAFQHIRTFDWGYRDDVRGTSENLNKTIGGLIPVLDGPDAENGTVHVDNQGYLWAYSLTANYRF, from the coding sequence ATGAAAAAACTGATGATGATGTGTGCAGGTCTTATTTTTCTGGGCAGTACCGCACAGGCTGCCCTTGTGCAGCCCTTTGGCATTGGTGCACGGAACGCAGCCCTCGGGGAAGCCGTCTCGGCCCACGCAACGGATGCCTTTGCCGTGTACTATAATCCTGCAGGGCTCAGTAATATTGACGCCCCCGTGCTCACAACCGGTCTTACGGTTTATGATGCGGAAGTGTACTATAAAAATTTTGCAATCATAGATTCACAGGGAAAGGACCGGACCCAGGACCTTGGCATCCAGAACACCCGGTGGAAGACGGACATGGATCCCCTCCTGAACCCCCACATGGGCTTTGCCATGCCCGTCAATGATAAAATCAGCTTTGGCATTGCTGCCTATGCACCCTATGGATTTCACATTGATACGGACAAGGATCCCTTCCAAAAACCCATGGGCTTCAATGCCTGGGAGTCCATGTATACCCGCATAGCCGTTACCCCCGCCTTTTCCTATAAAATCAACGACCGGCTTTCCTTTGGTCTGGGTCTCAGTCTGGGCCGGTCCTCCTGCAAGGCAGGGAAAACCAGTTACGAGGACCCCTTTCAGTCTGCCGTCATCAAACAGCTGAAGGCAGGTTTCACAGAGCAAGGATACAACGATGCGCAGGTTACGGCCCTGCTGAAAGATGTCAGTGCTGCCAGAAGTTCTTCGGGTGGGCCTTTCATTACCACAGAACTGGATATGGAAGACTCCTTCAACTGGTCATGGAATGCAGGAATTCAGTACCAGCCCACAGACAGGCTGAGCCTCGGACTTACCTACCGATCCAGAGCCAACGGAGATTTTAAGGGAGATTTTATCCACAACGGGCAGAAGGTGGGCAGCGTAAGCATGCCCTATGACCATCCGGATCAGGTTCAGGTGGGGCTCCGCTATGCCCTTACGGAGCGGCTGGCCATGTCCTTTGATATGGTATGGGCCAACTGGAGCATCAATGCCTTCCAGCATGAATATATCACCTCAAGCGTACTGCCCGACGGCGTTGTGGCCATCATCGATCAAACGGCAACCAACATGGCCAATGCGGCACTGCAGAATAATCAGATTACACAAGATCAGTATGCGGCATTTCAGGCGCAGCAAAAGGCCGGCCTCATCCATAAGGTGGGTCAGAGCACCCTCGGTCAGACCAGAGACATGGGTTACAACCGCGACTGGTCCAACGAAATTCAGTACAAGCTGGGTGTGGAATACGTATACAATGACCGTTTCACCTTCCTTGCCGGCTATGTCTATGACCCCACACCCGTTCCGGCCCATACCTTTGACAATGGCTGGCCGGACACGGACCGGCACCTCATGAATCTGGGTGCTTCCGTCAAGGTCAATGCCAACTGGACTGTGGATGTGGCCTTCCAGCACATCCGGACCTTTGACTGGGGGTACCGGGATGATGTCCGGGGAACCTCAGAAAACCTGAACAAAACCATAGGCGGACTAATCCCTGTGCTGGATGGTCCGGATGCGGAAAACGGCACGGTTCATGTGGATAATCAGGGCTACCTGTGGGCCTATTCCCTTACGGCCAACTACCGGTTCTGA
- a CDS encoding OmpP1/FadL family transporter: MKKLIGMCAGILFLGSSVQAALVQPFGIGARNAALGEAVSAYTTDAFAVYYNPAGLSNIKTPTLSAGMAVYDAEVYYKDFKITDSNGNDITPQDIQNRRWKGDKDPLLNPHMGFAMPINEKFSFGVAAYAPYGFHLDTPKDPAQKPMAMNFCESYYTRVVVTPAVSYKVNDRLSLGFGVSMGRSESGASQATPYDPLIAAAAKKAGNYNLIQIDYNNPYITEIEMDDSINWSWNAGIQYQPTDRLSLGLTYRSRTPGNFSGTWSQNGERIGRVSMDFDHPEAVQAGVRYALTERFAMSFDMVWANWSISDYQTEIMTLDTIPENTSTTIDNIALALAQGNQAQAAVIAGSIKAGLLQSNEKNLRRDWKNQIQYKLGMEYVFNDRFTFLAGYVYDPTPVPADTFDNMWPDNDRHIMTIGTSAKVTQNWTIDFAFQHIRTFDWGYRDDINGTSENLNQTAEYLLRQEGAQMHVKNQGYLWGYNLTANYRF; encoded by the coding sequence ATGAAAAAATTGATTGGCATGTGTGCGGGTATCTTATTTCTCGGTTCTTCAGTCCAGGCGGCCCTTGTGCAGCCCTTTGGTATCGGGGCAAGAAATGCGGCGCTGGGAGAAGCGGTTTCAGCCTATACAACAGATGCCTTTGCTGTGTATTACAATCCTGCTGGGCTCAGCAATATCAAGACGCCTACACTTTCCGCAGGCATGGCTGTCTATGATGCGGAAGTCTACTACAAAGACTTCAAGATCACTGACAGCAACGGCAACGATATTACACCACAAGACATTCAAAACAGACGATGGAAAGGGGACAAAGACCCCCTGCTCAATCCCCACATGGGTTTTGCCATGCCCATCAATGAAAAATTCAGTTTTGGTGTAGCCGCCTATGCACCCTACGGTTTTCATCTGGACACACCCAAAGATCCTGCCCAAAAGCCCATGGCAATGAATTTCTGCGAGTCCTATTATACACGAGTCGTTGTGACCCCTGCCGTCTCATACAAGGTAAATGATCGTTTATCCCTTGGCTTTGGTGTAAGCATGGGCCGCTCTGAGTCCGGAGCCAGTCAGGCTACGCCATACGATCCGCTCATAGCCGCTGCAGCTAAAAAAGCAGGGAACTATAATCTCATCCAGATAGATTATAATAACCCGTATATTACAGAAATTGAAATGGATGACTCCATCAACTGGTCCTGGAATGCGGGTATTCAGTATCAGCCCACGGACAGACTCAGCCTCGGCCTTACCTATCGATCCCGTACTCCGGGGAACTTTTCCGGGACATGGAGCCAGAATGGTGAAAGAATCGGGCGGGTTTCCATGGACTTTGATCATCCGGAAGCCGTACAGGCAGGTGTCCGCTATGCCCTTACGGAACGCTTTGCCATGTCCTTTGACATGGTCTGGGCAAACTGGAGTATCAGTGATTATCAGACAGAAATCATGACTCTGGATACAATCCCGGAAAACACCTCCACCACCATAGACAATATAGCTCTTGCTCTTGCCCAAGGGAATCAGGCTCAAGCAGCGGTCATTGCCGGTAGTATTAAGGCTGGCCTCCTTCAGTCAAACGAAAAGAATTTGAGGCGCGACTGGAAAAATCAGATCCAGTACAAACTCGGCATGGAATATGTCTTCAATGATCGCTTTACCTTCCTCGCCGGTTATGTTTATGACCCCACCCCCGTTCCCGCCGACACCTTTGACAATATGTGGCCGGACAACGACCGGCACATAATGACCATAGGTACATCCGCCAAAGTAACCCAAAACTGGACCATCGATTTTGCCTTCCAGCACATCCGTACCTTTGACTGGGGCTACAGGGACGACATTAACGGCACATCAGAAAACCTCAATCAGACAGCCGAATATCTGCTGAGGCAAGAAGGCGCCCAGATGCATGTCAAAAACCAGGGGTACCTCTGGGGCTATAACCTCACAGCCAACTACAGATTCTGA
- the dusB gene encoding tRNA dihydrouridine synthase DusB: MTEENPSPENKPIGFKPFTIGNIQMGQPTVLAPLAGVTDLPFRRMVKGFGCGLVCSEMVSANGLVYGSEKTRQLMASHSDESPLCIQIFGSDPAIMAEAAAMAQDAGAHILDINFGCSVRKVLKSGSGSALMQEPEKAAAILSRVRRVLSIPLTIKMRSGWTADAKDALTLARIAEDCGVNALTLHPRTARQGFGGRADWSRIKELKRLVTLPVIGNGDILTPEDALFMLVSTGCDAVMIGRAALHSPHIFRDIHAILSEQTPGGRNPAEHLAAMGHYIEDTLTFYGEETGCRILRSRLGWLVKGLPGSTRFRSRTSSLSSREEALALLADLHKPIIMTEPDSAPEKP, encoded by the coding sequence ATGACAGAGGAAAACCCTTCTCCGGAAAACAAGCCCATCGGATTCAAACCCTTCACAATCGGAAATATCCAGATGGGCCAGCCCACTGTTCTTGCCCCCCTTGCGGGTGTTACGGATCTCCCCTTCCGCCGCATGGTGAAAGGGTTCGGCTGTGGCCTGGTCTGCTCGGAAATGGTCAGTGCCAATGGACTTGTCTACGGATCGGAAAAAACCCGACAGCTCATGGCATCCCATAGCGACGAAAGTCCCCTCTGCATTCAGATTTTCGGATCCGATCCGGCCATCATGGCCGAAGCGGCAGCCATGGCTCAGGATGCAGGTGCCCATATTCTGGACATCAATTTCGGCTGTTCCGTACGTAAGGTACTCAAGTCCGGTTCCGGATCGGCTCTCATGCAGGAACCAGAAAAAGCAGCCGCCATTCTTTCCAGGGTCCGCAGGGTACTGTCCATCCCCCTTACCATCAAAATGCGTTCCGGATGGACCGCCGATGCAAAAGATGCCCTCACCCTTGCCCGTATTGCCGAAGACTGCGGCGTGAACGCCCTTACCCTCCACCCCAGAACAGCCAGACAGGGATTCGGCGGGAGGGCAGACTGGTCCAGAATCAAAGAACTGAAACGCCTTGTGACCCTTCCAGTCATCGGCAACGGCGATATCCTTACCCCCGAAGATGCCCTTTTCATGCTGGTATCAACGGGCTGTGATGCTGTCATGATCGGCAGAGCCGCCCTGCACAGTCCCCATATTTTCCGGGACATTCATGCCATTTTAAGCGAACAGACTCCCGGGGGCAGAAACCCTGCCGAACACCTTGCCGCCATGGGCCACTATATTGAAGACACCCTCACTTTTTACGGAGAGGAAACGGGCTGCCGTATCCTCCGCAGCCGCCTGGGCTGGCTGGTCAAAGGGCTACCGGGGTCAACAAGGTTCCGCTCCCGGACCTCGTCCCTTTCCAGCCGCGAGGAAGCCCTTGCGCTGCTAGCCGACCTTCACAAACCCATCATCATGACAGAGCCTGATTCAGCCCCGGAAAAGCCATAA
- a CDS encoding DUF1848 family protein: MTRRRILSVSRRTDIPAFHLDWFHEGLAKGYCEPVNPVSQKTFRVPTDPDAVAAFVFWSKNYGPFLQKQTAKILKERGQKFHLQFTINSPIPQLEPSLPPLAARLEQMAELARCFGPERISWRWDPICHWIDILGKRHHNLNDFMTIASAAAEAGITSCTTGFLDLYAKVNQKGQRRGITFFDPGQSRKKAILERMAVRLRSMGMNLLLCCEPDMLALCNGDNIFPAQCVVQAADFPSLNLPKDKGQRAACNCRLSTDIGSYRTQPCSHGCLYCYAQ, from the coding sequence ATGACCCGCCGCCGTATTCTGTCCGTATCCCGACGAACGGATATCCCGGCCTTTCACCTTGACTGGTTCCATGAAGGGCTTGCAAAGGGATACTGTGAACCCGTTAACCCCGTATCCCAAAAAACTTTCCGGGTGCCCACCGACCCGGATGCGGTGGCAGCCTTTGTTTTCTGGTCCAAAAACTACGGCCCTTTTCTCCAGAAACAGACCGCAAAAATCCTGAAAGAAAGGGGACAGAAATTTCACCTTCAGTTCACCATCAACAGCCCGATACCCCAGCTGGAACCCAGCCTCCCTCCCCTTGCCGCAAGGCTGGAACAGATGGCTGAACTTGCCCGGTGCTTTGGTCCGGAGAGGATTTCATGGAGATGGGATCCCATCTGCCACTGGATAGATATCCTGGGAAAAAGGCATCACAACCTCAACGATTTCATGACCATTGCCTCGGCCGCTGCCGAAGCCGGCATCACTTCCTGCACCACGGGCTTTCTGGATCTGTATGCCAAAGTAAACCAAAAGGGACAGCGCAGGGGAATAACCTTTTTTGACCCCGGCCAAAGCCGTAAAAAAGCTATTCTTGAACGAATGGCGGTAAGGCTGCGGTCCATGGGCATGAATCTTCTTCTCTGCTGTGAACCGGACATGCTGGCTCTCTGCAACGGGGATAATATTTTCCCCGCTCAGTGCGTAGTCCAGGCAGCGGATTTCCCGTCCCTGAACCTTCCCAAAGACAAAGGCCAGAGAGCTGCATGCAACTGCCGTCTTTCCACGGATATTGGCAGCTACCGCACCCAGCCCTGCAGCCATGGATGTCTCTACTGCTATGCCCAATGA